A genomic segment from Methanoplanus limicola DSM 2279 encodes:
- the lysS gene encoding lysine--tRNA ligase — protein sequence MQKQGDNSTDKIQIHWADVIASKVDDNVPHRIATGITPSGPIHIGNMREVLTGDIVYKAMTEKGIDAELIYNADDFDPLRKVYPFLPESYEQYIGMPICDIPCPCGKHESYADHFLEPFLKSLEELDVKPKVLKSSELYRTGKYTEEIKTVLEKSSEIKEILERVSGRTLPDTWVPFYPICKGCRKISNAEILEHIPEKNLVKYKCECGHEDYCDYSKGEGKLVWRVDWPMRWSALGVTVEPFGKDHSASGGSYDTGKEIVEKIFNGSAPFPIQYEWISLKGKGAMASSTGVAISIESMLEIVPPDVLRYLIVRTKPEKAISFDPGMGLLTLIDEYARLSEKGEGREYELSAISDVATDIPFKHLVTVVQIAQDEDAIFEILKRSGYNVENRDAVLKRADRAKIWVDKYAPDMVRFTVRKELPDEVLSFSAADIDALTLLIDKYASLKEWKAEYLHNAIYDLGNETGANPKDIFTSIYIAILGQKRGPRAGWFIEALGQDFVMKRLIETVNAGAQ from the coding sequence ATGCAGAAACAAGGTGACAATTCAACAGATAAGATACAGATACACTGGGCAGATGTGATTGCATCAAAGGTTGATGACAACGTCCCGCACAGAATTGCAACAGGCATCACCCCGTCCGGGCCGATACACATAGGAAATATGCGTGAAGTTCTCACCGGAGATATAGTATATAAGGCAATGACTGAGAAGGGAATTGATGCTGAACTTATATACAATGCAGATGATTTTGACCCGCTAAGGAAGGTCTATCCTTTCCTCCCGGAAAGTTATGAACAATATATCGGAATGCCAATCTGCGACATACCATGCCCCTGCGGAAAGCATGAGAGTTATGCAGACCATTTCCTTGAACCATTCCTGAAATCACTCGAAGAACTTGACGTAAAACCAAAAGTCCTGAAATCAAGCGAATTATACAGAACCGGAAAATATACCGAAGAGATAAAGACCGTCCTTGAGAAGAGTTCCGAAATAAAAGAAATTCTTGAGCGCGTATCCGGCAGGACACTTCCGGACACATGGGTGCCGTTCTACCCCATATGCAAAGGATGCAGGAAAATAAGCAATGCAGAAATCCTTGAGCATATTCCGGAGAAAAACCTTGTTAAATATAAGTGCGAATGTGGGCACGAGGACTACTGCGACTACTCAAAAGGCGAGGGAAAACTTGTATGGCGTGTTGACTGGCCGATGAGATGGTCTGCCCTTGGAGTAACAGTTGAACCCTTCGGAAAGGACCACTCCGCATCCGGAGGCTCATATGACACCGGAAAAGAGATTGTTGAGAAGATATTTAACGGCAGTGCACCTTTCCCAATCCAGTATGAATGGATCAGCCTGAAAGGAAAGGGTGCAATGGCATCATCAACAGGTGTTGCAATATCAATAGAGTCAATGCTTGAGATAGTTCCGCCCGATGTGCTCAGGTACCTCATAGTCAGGACAAAACCTGAGAAAGCGATAAGCTTTGATCCCGGAATGGGACTGCTTACATTAATAGACGAATATGCAAGACTCTCCGAGAAGGGAGAAGGACGCGAATATGAACTCTCCGCAATATCAGACGTAGCAACCGACATCCCGTTCAAGCACCTTGTAACAGTAGTCCAGATCGCACAGGACGAGGATGCCATATTTGAAATACTGAAGAGAAGCGGGTATAATGTTGAAAACCGGGATGCTGTCCTGAAAAGAGCAGATAGGGCAAAGATCTGGGTTGACAAATATGCACCGGATATGGTCAGATTCACAGTCAGAAAAGAACTTCCCGATGAAGTACTATCATTCAGTGCAGCAGATATCGATGCACTGACCCTTCTTATCGATAAATATGCTTCACTTAAGGAATGGAAGGCCGAGTACCTTCACAATGCAATATACGATCTCGGCAATGAAACAGGTGCAAACCCGAAAGATATTTTCACTTCTATCTACATAGCAATTCTCGGACAGAAGAGAGGCCCGCGTGCCGGGTGGTTTATTGAGGCACTCGGGCAGGATTTCGTTATGAAAAGACTTATTGAAACGGTGAACGCAGGTGCTCAGTAA
- a CDS encoding radical SAM protein — protein MLSKACRQCREGAKMVLFVTGVCTKSCWYCPISDERRGKDRAYANDRVIIRPEDIIEEARIMSALGTGVTGGEALLEMDRVMSFCRLLKREFGKEHHIHLYTGTAPDEECLKNLQGLVDEIRMHPPQEMWGDILDTEYITSAKKAKELGFEVTIEVPSLPGLENLIPALPYLDYMNINELEWSETNAEEMRKKGYSLEDDYHNAVPGAEAWAEEILKNPKVHWCSSTFKDSVQLRERLKRIANNTARPFEEITDDGTVVYGVWYPECDIPEDLEDDQYEKFDDRIETAWWILADFPDDFPGRKEIIERYPNNGMVVEVTPI, from the coding sequence GTGCTCAGTAAGGCCTGCCGGCAATGCCGCGAAGGCGCAAAGATGGTGCTCTTCGTAACCGGAGTGTGCACCAAGAGCTGCTGGTACTGCCCTATATCGGACGAGAGAAGAGGCAAAGACCGTGCCTATGCAAACGACAGGGTGATAATCCGTCCGGAAGATATAATCGAAGAGGCACGGATTATGTCGGCGCTCGGCACCGGAGTTACAGGTGGGGAAGCCCTTCTGGAGATGGACAGGGTTATGTCATTCTGCCGGTTGCTAAAACGTGAATTCGGGAAGGAACATCACATACACCTCTATACCGGAACTGCACCGGATGAAGAGTGCCTGAAAAACCTTCAGGGACTTGTCGATGAGATAAGAATGCACCCGCCGCAGGAAATGTGGGGAGACATTCTGGATACAGAATATATAACCTCTGCAAAAAAGGCAAAAGAACTGGGTTTTGAGGTCACCATTGAAGTGCCGTCACTTCCGGGGCTTGAAAATCTCATCCCCGCCCTGCCATATCTCGACTATATGAATATCAATGAACTTGAATGGTCTGAGACAAACGCAGAAGAGATGAGAAAAAAGGGTTACAGCCTTGAGGATGACTACCACAATGCAGTACCCGGAGCAGAGGCATGGGCAGAGGAGATATTAAAAAACCCTAAGGTTCACTGGTGCTCATCAACCTTCAAAGACTCAGTCCAGCTAAGAGAGCGCCTCAAAAGAATAGCAAATAATACAGCAAGGCCTTTTGAAGAGATAACAGATGACGGAACTGTTGTTTACGGAGTATGGTATCCGGAATGCGACATTCCAGAAGATCTTGAAGATGACCAGTATGAAAAATTCGATGACAGGATAGAGACTGCCTGGTGGATCTTAGCAGATTTTCCGGATGATTTCCCCGGCAGAAAAGAGATCATCGAGAGATACCCGAATAACGGAATGGTTGTAGAGGTTACACCGATATGA
- the uppS gene encoding polyprenyl diphosphate synthase, producing MKRAKEYLESLYEKYLLRQCRHVPKHIAIIQDGNRRFARESGIEVALGHRLGAEKTETVMDWAHDIGVTHMTLYCFSTENFRRTKDELGELFTLFTEKAIGIVSDERVHKNKIKFQMVGDRNLLPKDFLEKIERVERITKDYDHFTINLAIAYGGRNEIVLAAKSILQETRKGTISPEEIDIQTIEAHLYREQNIPPVDLIIRTGNDKRTSNFLPWLANGNESAVYFCAPYWPMFRKIDLLRGIRMYDQRIKNDPSYFP from the coding sequence ATGAAGAGAGCAAAAGAATATCTGGAATCACTATATGAGAAATACCTGCTGAGGCAGTGCAGACATGTACCAAAACATATAGCCATAATTCAGGACGGAAACCGGAGATTTGCCAGAGAATCGGGTATTGAGGTTGCACTTGGGCACAGGCTCGGCGCGGAGAAGACTGAAACTGTCATGGACTGGGCGCATGACATCGGTGTCACACACATGACACTGTACTGCTTTTCAACCGAAAATTTCAGACGGACAAAGGATGAACTTGGTGAACTCTTCACCCTTTTTACCGAAAAAGCGATTGGGATTGTATCTGACGAGAGAGTACATAAAAATAAGATCAAATTTCAGATGGTCGGAGACAGGAACCTCCTCCCAAAAGACTTCCTTGAAAAGATAGAGAGAGTTGAGAGGATTACAAAAGACTATGACCACTTTACGATAAACCTCGCCATCGCATACGGTGGAAGAAACGAGATTGTACTTGCAGCAAAGTCAATCCTTCAGGAAACACGGAAAGGAACAATCTCACCGGAAGAAATCGACATACAAACAATTGAGGCGCATCTCTACAGGGAACAGAATATCCCGCCGGTAGATCTGATAATAAGAACAGGCAATGATAAAAGAACCTCAAATTTTCTGCCGTGGCTTGCAAACGGGAACGAATCAGCGGTATATTTCTGTGCGCCATACTGGCCGATGTTTCGAAAGATTGATCTGCTGAGAGGAATTCGAATGTATGACCAGAGAATTAAAAACGATCCTTCCTACTTCCCATAA
- a CDS encoding undecaprenyl diphosphate synthase family protein — protein sequence MLVHRYYEWRLERELKYLPDSLCFMLTGYDLTDAPEKIQEVAGWCIRCGIKNVIFHINTDNLGNPEIFLPYLRDISSFAKVTITYDDNTEVSGEGADVYIVIGMSGRDEIVRCVRKMAEDNINPADVDEKMIESYLTFNYEPDLVIKTGGSHLTDFLIWQSVYSELFFSDVNWKQFRKTEFLRALRDYQTRKRRYGK from the coding sequence ATGCTGGTGCACAGGTATTATGAATGGAGACTGGAGAGGGAACTTAAGTACCTGCCTGACTCTTTATGCTTTATGCTTACCGGCTATGATTTGACGGATGCCCCGGAGAAAATTCAGGAAGTTGCCGGATGGTGCATCAGATGCGGCATAAAAAATGTCATTTTTCACATAAATACAGATAATCTCGGAAATCCTGAGATATTTCTTCCGTACCTCCGTGACATATCTTCTTTTGCGAAAGTTACCATCACTTATGATGATAACACCGAAGTATCAGGGGAGGGAGCGGATGTCTATATTGTTATAGGTATGAGCGGACGCGATGAGATTGTCAGGTGCGTCAGAAAGATGGCAGAGGATAATATTAATCCGGCAGATGTCGATGAGAAGATGATAGAGTCATATCTGACTTTCAATTATGAACCGGATCTTGTCATTAAAACCGGCGGAAGTCACCTGACTGATTTTCTTATATGGCAGTCTGTGTACTCTGAGCTTTTTTTCTCTGATGTTAACTGGAAGCAGTTTCGGAAGACAGAATTCCTGCGGGCCTTAAGGGATTACCAGACCCGTAAAAGGCGTTATGGGAAGTAG
- the dph5 gene encoding diphthine synthase: MLIFIGLGLFDERDISIKGLETVKSADRVFLEAYTSRLMGADTARLEEYYGKEVKVLYREDVENNPEDILIAAENGTAAFLTAGDPMVSTTHSDLRIRAEERGIETGIIHGASIQSAICGLSGLQNYRFGKSCSVPYPEKGWFPLTPAETIRSNMAQGLHTLVYLDIKPDRYMTVNEGVELISEMCKRREEEPPELFVGIARAGSDRPVVRAGRGPDLIAYDFGGPLQILIVPAELHMMEEEYLRVFAGL, from the coding sequence ATGCTGATTTTTATAGGGCTTGGACTCTTTGACGAGAGAGATATATCAATAAAAGGGCTTGAAACAGTAAAAAGCGCGGACAGAGTCTTCCTTGAGGCATATACTTCACGCTTAATGGGGGCAGACACCGCAAGGCTTGAAGAATACTATGGAAAGGAGGTTAAAGTTCTCTACAGGGAAGATGTGGAGAATAATCCGGAAGATATTCTTATAGCCGCAGAGAACGGAACTGCGGCATTTCTTACCGCAGGTGACCCTATGGTATCAACGACTCATTCCGACCTGAGAATAAGGGCTGAGGAGAGGGGGATTGAAACCGGAATTATACACGGGGCATCAATACAGAGTGCAATATGCGGACTTTCCGGACTCCAGAACTACAGGTTCGGCAAGTCATGTTCAGTGCCCTATCCTGAGAAAGGGTGGTTTCCGCTTACACCCGCAGAGACAATCAGATCCAATATGGCACAGGGGCTTCACACACTGGTCTATCTGGATATTAAACCTGACAGATATATGACAGTCAATGAGGGAGTTGAGTTAATATCTGAGATGTGTAAGAGGAGAGAGGAAGAACCACCGGAACTGTTTGTAGGGATCGCAAGGGCGGGATCAGACAGACCTGTTGTAAGAGCAGGGAGAGGGCCTGATCTTATCGCTTATGACTTTGGCGGACCGCTTCAGATATTAATTGTCCCGGCAGAACTGCATATGATGGAAGAAGAGTACCTCAGAGTTTTTGCCGGTCTGTAA
- a CDS encoding DUF357 domain-containing protein encodes MNPDSLGNFLEEKIISSRVAAVKGSYAERTALECKNMAESYLCDGRTFSRSGDDVNAAASFTYALGWLDAGRFIGFIEVDEKYFNESGDEIFITPGLDEHLNEKTGRYERMLTSALDSVKSGPDAESPMYKASEEIIRKAEYHLNSGEGFLNRNMTVNALAEYSYGYGWLDCGVRAGIIIILKNRGLFTV; translated from the coding sequence ATGAATCCTGACAGTCTGGGAAATTTCCTTGAAGAGAAAATAATCAGCAGCCGCGTGGCCGCTGTAAAAGGCTCATATGCTGAAAGGACTGCCCTTGAATGTAAAAATATGGCAGAATCATACCTTTGTGATGGCAGGACTTTCTCCCGTTCCGGCGATGATGTCAATGCAGCTGCATCGTTTACATACGCCCTGGGCTGGCTTGATGCAGGGAGATTTATCGGATTTATTGAGGTGGATGAGAAATATTTCAATGAATCAGGAGATGAAATCTTTATCACTCCGGGGCTTGATGAACACCTCAATGAGAAGACGGGCCGATATGAGCGGATGCTCACCTCTGCACTTGATTCTGTCAAATCCGGCCCTGACGCTGAAAGTCCAATGTATAAGGCCTCAGAAGAGATAATCAGGAAAGCAGAATATCATCTTAATTCCGGGGAAGGATTTCTGAACCGGAACATGACTGTCAATGCGCTTGCAGAGTACAGTTACGGATATGGATGGCTGGACTGCGGTGTCCGGGCAGGAATTATAATAATTTTAAAAAACAGAGGACTTTTTACCGTATAA
- a CDS encoding lysylphosphatidylglycerol synthase transmembrane domain-containing protein, which produces MDKSQVKWLAISVTFSVIVLAIVLYFTIDENTITYLQELQPQYLVAAILLHVLSMGFWAARIKLMSRSLGYRVPFLHCLNMVFANLLIAAVTPSQAGGEPVRIHELYRADVPLGDATAIVILERVLDGILLGIIGGVAVLLLWLGSEKLGLAITLPLAFMWILIMGFVILFAYSVKKPDFLKNLVKKISGFLTKRWHAEKVEKLMNDIDSEVDNFHGALKKYIGHSKIGLLYGGIFTVLYWFNEFFIASLILMGLGQSPHIVESFVAQIIIAIIMMIPLTPGSSGIAELSATSLYSLFIPSSIVGIFVVLWRLILYYMNIFMGVFATVIIVKREVVRKAIKNRISKNRD; this is translated from the coding sequence ATGGATAAAAGTCAGGTAAAATGGCTGGCCATCTCAGTGACCTTCAGTGTCATTGTACTGGCCATTGTCCTTTATTTTACAATTGATGAAAATACAATTACCTATCTCCAGGAGTTGCAGCCGCAATACCTTGTAGCGGCGATACTGCTCCATGTATTATCAATGGGATTCTGGGCAGCAAGAATAAAGCTGATGTCCAGATCTCTTGGATACAGGGTCCCATTTTTGCACTGCCTCAATATGGTCTTTGCAAATCTTTTAATTGCTGCTGTAACACCTTCACAGGCAGGCGGAGAGCCGGTCAGGATACATGAGCTTTACAGGGCAGATGTCCCGCTTGGTGATGCAACTGCGATTGTTATACTGGAGAGAGTCTTAGACGGAATTCTGCTTGGAATTATTGGAGGTGTGGCCGTTCTGCTCCTCTGGCTTGGCAGTGAGAAACTTGGCCTTGCAATCACTCTGCCGCTTGCATTCATGTGGATTTTGATTATGGGATTTGTAATTCTCTTTGCATATTCTGTAAAAAAGCCTGATTTCCTGAAAAATCTTGTTAAAAAGATATCAGGATTCCTGACAAAGAGATGGCATGCAGAAAAAGTTGAAAAGCTGATGAATGATATTGATTCAGAGGTTGACAATTTCCACGGAGCACTTAAGAAATATATCGGTCATTCAAAGATAGGGCTGTTATACGGAGGAATTTTTACTGTATTATACTGGTTCAATGAATTCTTTATTGCATCACTTATACTGATGGGACTTGGGCAGAGTCCTCATATCGTAGAATCGTTTGTTGCACAGATAATAATTGCAATTATTATGATGATACCACTCACACCCGGAAGTTCAGGTATTGCAGAACTGTCGGCGACATCACTGTACAGTCTCTTTATCCCGTCATCAATTGTCGGAATTTTTGTTGTTCTCTGGAGACTCATCCTCTATTACATGAATATCTTTATGGGTGTATTTGCAACGGTGATTATCGTCAAAAGAGAAGTGGTAAGAAAAGCAATAAAAAACAGAATTTCAAAAAACAGGGATTGA
- the ppcA gene encoding phosphoenolpyruvate carboxylase yields the protein MMKGHCNIRVPKTMSTQHPDNVNMPFFSRNSLLGGEEEVLEAYYAYSHLKCSEQMWDCEGKEVDNFVIKKLLSRYKSYFSEKQIGKDLFLTLRLPNPEVERAEAKILLETLESIPRSFDLAKLFYGNETAPIFEVILPMTTSYASVDNIYQYYCDYVIGKQHGRLGGRDITISDWIGEFKPEKINVIPLFEDRDGMLNSGDIVGRYIEDKNLDYQRVFLARSDPAINYGNVGAVILNKIALMNMRELSDKSGIPIYPILGVGSAPFRGNLRPDNVESFVREYPGVHTFTIQSAFKYDFPVDIVCDGIKKLEERDTGVSQTVDSEKCLELFEKCSSAYHSRLTELAPVINRVAGYVPKRRLRKLHIGLFGYSRNHEGLNLPRAITFTAACYSIGVPPEILGISALSEKDFEYLTEVYLNFENDLRDALMFVNPKSPYLPEEDLHFAKEILGDFDADESHMGITSGIIGSLAENRMEDLESGILRAAEKRKFLG from the coding sequence GACAATGTAAATATGCCGTTTTTTTCACGGAATTCTCTTCTGGGCGGGGAAGAAGAAGTTCTTGAGGCATATTATGCTTACTCTCATCTTAAGTGCAGTGAACAGATGTGGGACTGCGAAGGCAAAGAGGTTGATAATTTTGTCATAAAAAAACTTCTTTCGCGCTATAAATCCTACTTCTCAGAAAAACAGATCGGAAAAGACCTCTTTCTGACACTGAGGCTGCCTAACCCGGAAGTTGAGAGGGCCGAGGCAAAAATTCTTCTTGAAACCCTTGAGAGCATTCCGCGCTCCTTTGACCTGGCAAAACTCTTTTACGGAAATGAGACTGCGCCGATATTTGAGGTTATACTTCCGATGACAACCTCATATGCCTCGGTGGATAACATCTATCAGTACTACTGCGACTATGTTATCGGTAAACAGCACGGGCGGCTTGGCGGAAGAGACATAACAATATCCGACTGGATTGGTGAATTTAAGCCTGAAAAGATAAACGTTATCCCTCTCTTTGAAGACAGAGACGGGATGCTTAACTCCGGAGATATCGTTGGAAGGTACATAGAGGATAAAAATCTTGACTATCAGCGTGTATTCTTAGCCCGATCTGACCCTGCCATAAATTACGGCAATGTCGGTGCAGTAATTCTTAACAAAATTGCCCTTATGAATATGAGGGAATTATCTGATAAATCCGGAATTCCGATATATCCCATACTCGGAGTCGGTTCAGCGCCTTTCAGGGGTAATCTAAGGCCGGATAATGTGGAGAGTTTTGTACGTGAATATCCGGGTGTTCATACATTTACAATCCAGTCCGCCTTTAAGTACGACTTTCCGGTGGACATCGTCTGTGACGGTATAAAAAAGCTTGAGGAGAGAGATACCGGCGTTTCTCAGACTGTAGATTCAGAAAAATGCCTTGAACTGTTTGAGAAGTGTTCTTCGGCCTATCATAGCCGCCTGACTGAACTTGCGCCTGTGATCAACAGAGTGGCGGGGTATGTCCCTAAAAGAAGGCTAAGAAAGCTGCATATTGGTCTTTTTGGTTATTCACGCAACCATGAAGGACTTAATCTGCCAAGGGCAATCACTTTCACTGCGGCCTGTTATTCTATCGGAGTTCCTCCGGAAATACTGGGTATCTCGGCATTATCGGAGAAGGACTTTGAATACCTGACTGAAGTATATCTCAATTTTGAGAATGATCTCAGGGATGCTCTAATGTTTGTCAATCCCAAATCTCCCTATCTCCCGGAAGAAGACCTTCATTTTGCAAAGGAAATTTTAGGGGATTTTGATGCCGATGAAAGTCATATGGGTATCACATCCGGAATTATAGGCAGTCTGGCTGAGAACAGAATGGAAGACCTTGAATCCGGAATTCTGAGAGCTGCTGAAAAAAGGAAATTCCTGGGATAA